One stretch of Podospora bellae-mahoneyi strain CBS 112042 chromosome 2, whole genome shotgun sequence DNA includes these proteins:
- the ubp10 gene encoding Ubiquitin carboxyl-terminal hydrolase 10 (COG:Z; MEROPS:MER0064621; BUSCO:EOG09262QL6; EggNog:ENOG503NXX3), producing MSKRQASEALEELVGSPASKKSRFDDYTKSLTPSANGDDNHTNGLQRIEDEEEGDDFDDEVEEKAPIRQAAPTAGYDDLYLDTIDRNVLDFDFEKLCSISLSNINVYACLVCGKYFQGRGPKSHAYFHALDEDHHVYINMSTQKVYVLPEGYEVMSKSLDDIKYVSDPRYTRQEVAEFDRKPRTSRTLLGKEYTPGFVGMNNIKENDYLNVIVQSLSHVSPLRNYFLLEDLSKRDELVKRTSILFRKIWNPRAFKSHVSPHELLQEISLRSNKRFTLTAQSDPVEFLSWYLNNLHLGLGGSKTKPHSSPIQHIFQGKLKVESQAITAKADASDRLRFEESAQVQTDISRFLLLTLDLPPAPLFQDEQEANIIPQVPLSLLLAKYNGVKAQELNAQRKRYRLMHPLPPFLVFHVKRFSKNKFVSERNPTIVTFDARNLDVGPYVEPDPSHCQPGEPIWYDLVANVVHEAVRQKEDVADSAVGEEKKTWKVQLRDKSREGEWVVAQDLFVEKIREELLYLGETYLQVWERRDRPRVQGGSNGKGKGRMA from the coding sequence TCCAGATTCGACGACTACACCAAGAGCCTAACCCCCAGCGCAAACGGAGATGATAACCACACGAACGGACTGCAACGGAtagaagacgaggaggagggcgatgattTTGACGATGAAGTGGAGGAAAAGGCGCCCATCAGACAAGCTGCACCGACAGCAGGCTACGACGACTTGTacctcgacaccatcgaTCGCAACGTCCTCGACTTTGATTTTGAAAAGCTGTGTTCCATCAGCTTGTCCAATATCAACGTATACGCATGCTTAGTATGCGGGAAATACTTCCAAGGCCGTGGCCCAAAGTCACACGCCTATTTCCACGCGCTTGACGAGGACCACCACGTCTACATCAACATGAGCACCCAAAAGGTGTACGTGTTACCCGAAGGATACGAAGTCATGAGCAAGTccctcgacgacatcaaATACGTCTCCGATCCGCGCTACACCCGACAAGAAGTCGCCGAGTTCGATCGCAAACCTCGCACCTCCCGAACCCTCCTCGGGAAAGAATACACCCCCGGTTTCGTAGGAATGAACAACATCAAAGAAAACGACTACCTCAACGTCATAGTCCAATCCCTCTCCCACGTCTCACCGCTACGGAATTATTTCCTTCTAGAAGACCTCTCCAAGCGCGACGAGCTCGTCAAACGGACCTCAATCCTCTTCCGCAAAATCTGGAACCCTCGCGCCTTCAAATCCCACGTCTCCCCCCACGAGCTCCTTCAAGAAATCTCCCTCCGCTCCAACAAGCGCTTCACCCTCACGGCCCAATCCGACCCGGTGGAATTCCTATCATGGTATCTCAACAatctccacctcggcctAGGCGGCTCAAAGACAAAACCTCattcctcccccatccagcACATCTTTCAGGGAAAGCTAAAAGTAGAATCCcaagccatcaccgccaaagCCGACGCGAGTGACAGGTTACGGTTTGAAGAGTCTGCCCAAGTTCAAACGGACATCTCTCGGTTCTTACTCCTCACCTTGGACCTCCCTCCCGCGCCTTTGTTTCAGGACGAACAAGAAGCCAACATTATTCCTCAAGTCCCACTGTCTTTACTCCTGGCGAAATACAACGGCGTGAAAGCCCAGGAACTCAACGCCCAGCGGAAGCGATACAGACTAatgcaccccctcccgccgtTCCTCGTTTTTCATGTGAAGCGCTTTTCCAAAAACAAGTTTGTCTCTGAGCGCAACCCGACGATTGTGACGTTCGACGCGAGGAATTTGGATGTCGGGCCGTATGTTGAGCCTGATCCTAGTCACTGCCAGCCGGGGGAGCCGATATGGTATGATTTGGTCGCGAATGTGGTACACGAGGCGGTGAGAcagaaggaggatgtggcgGATAGcgcggtgggggaggaaaaaaagacgTGGAAGGTGCAGCTGAGGGATAAGagccgggagggggagtgggtggtggcgCAGGATTTGTTTGTGGAGAAGATTAGGGAGGAGCTGCTTTATCTGGGGGAGACGTATCTGCaggtttgggagaggagggatagGCCTAGGGTGCAGGGGGGGAGtaatgggaaggggaaggggaggatggcgtgA